In Photobacterium sp. TLY01, the following proteins share a genomic window:
- a CDS encoding IS3 family transposase (programmed frameshift), with amino-acid sequence MTKKRRSFSPEFKRDTASLVLDQNYSIPEACRSVDVGETALRRWVDQLRAERGGQTPTSKALTSEQQKIQELEARINRLEREKAIPKKGHSSLNVGRTRTYTLIDQLREHESVHLVCSVFDISSSSYYDYKQRQQRVDVERMELRSEVNRLFTLSRGAAGSRTITWMMRERRYSIGRFKVRALMKEAQLISKQPGPHVYRNATVERLDVPNRLNREFHACGPNQAWCGDITYIWAGNRWCYLAAVIDLFRRRVVGWAMSDKPDASLAAKALTMAYEQRGRPQDVLFHSDQGCQYTSRLFRQHLWRYRMTQSMSRRGNCWDNAPMERLFRSLKSEWIPATGYTSLTDSTKDISRYLMDYYNWERPHSYNDGIPPAKAEYQPNLLSGIS; translated from the exons ATGACCAAAAAACGACGCTCATTTAGTCCTGAGTTCAAACGTGATACTGCAAGTTTGGTACTCGACCAGAATTATTCAATTCCTGAGGCATGCCGCTCCGTTGACGTCGGAGAGACGGCACTTAGACGTTGGGTTGATCAGCTCAGAGCTGAGCGCGGTGGCCAAACACCAACATCGAAAGCACTCACGTCAGAACAGCAAAAAATTCAGGAGCTTGAAGCACGAATTAATCGCTTAGAGCGGGAAAAAGCGATTC CTAAAAAAGGCCACAGCTCTCTTAATGTCGGACGAACTCGAACGTACACGCTGATAGACCAGTTGAGGGAGCATGAATCGGTTCACTTGGTCTGTTCAGTATTCGATATTTCTTCATCCAGTTATTACGACTACAAGCAACGACAACAACGCGTTGATGTTGAACGCATGGAACTTCGTAGCGAAGTCAATCGACTCTTTACACTCAGCCGAGGTGCTGCCGGTAGTCGTACGATCACCTGGATGATGCGTGAACGCCGTTATTCCATCGGTCGTTTCAAAGTCAGAGCGCTGATGAAAGAAGCGCAACTTATCAGTAAGCAGCCAGGTCCACATGTTTACAGGAATGCGACCGTTGAGCGGCTTGATGTTCCGAACCGTCTCAACCGAGAATTTCATGCGTGTGGACCTAATCAGGCTTGGTGTGGTGATATCACTTACATCTGGGCTGGTAATCGGTGGTGCTATCTGGCTGCTGTGATTGACCTGTTCCGTCGTCGTGTTGTCGGTTGGGCGATGTCAGATAAACCAGATGCTTCATTAGCCGCAAAGGCTCTGACCATGGCCTATGAGCAAAGAGGCCGGCCACAAGATGTACTGTTTCATTCAGATCAAGGCTGTCAGTACACCAGTCGTCTGTTTCGCCAACATCTATGGCGTTATCGCATGACTCAAAGTATGAGTCGTCGTGGTAATTGTTGGGACAACGCACCCATGGAGCGGTTGTTTAGAAGTCTGAAATCGGAGTGGATACCAGCAACAGGCTATACATCGTTGACAGACTCAACCAAAGATATCAGTCGTTATCTGATGGACTACTACAACTGGGAAAGGCCACACAGCTACAATGATGGTATTCCGCCTGCAAAGGCAGAATACCAACCTAATTTACTGTCCGGAATTAGTTGA
- a CDS encoding ester cyclase yields MNRVWNDKMTEAVTEVMTSHTVIESPLQLSVGSDSFCETLRVWQRAFPTLEYKESRVITRKNDIVIEWTAKGKHLGEFLGVSATGKDLVYQGNSQLTFINNKVSHYTSVVNTQSILSQLMGRYTPRTEPLKPRSASEELYTVIPQLLSPFLTQRQVECLALSTLSLSVKEVAATLNIKDSSVQTHLKRAFELLSVSNKKMFMAYICENNTIELLIRMGLYLKQSI; encoded by the coding sequence ATGAATCGCGTTTGGAATGACAAGATGACGGAGGCCGTGACGGAAGTAATGACCTCCCACACCGTGATAGAAAGTCCTCTTCAATTATCGGTAGGATCTGACTCCTTTTGCGAGACGCTCAGAGTGTGGCAGCGCGCCTTTCCTACACTAGAGTACAAAGAAAGCCGCGTGATCACCCGTAAGAACGACATTGTGATTGAGTGGACGGCGAAAGGAAAGCATTTGGGGGAGTTCTTAGGTGTGTCGGCGACGGGGAAAGATCTGGTCTATCAAGGCAACTCACAACTGACGTTTATCAATAATAAAGTCAGCCATTACACTTCGGTCGTGAATACCCAAAGCATACTCAGCCAACTGATGGGCCGTTATACCCCTCGCACTGAACCTCTCAAGCCAAGAAGCGCTTCAGAGGAACTGTATACGGTCATCCCACAATTGCTCTCCCCTTTCTTAACCCAGCGTCAGGTCGAGTGCCTCGCACTATCGACACTGAGTTTGTCGGTCAAAGAAGTGGCGGCGACGTTGAACATCAAAGACAGCTCCGTACAGACGCACCTCAAGCGTGCCTTCGAACTGCTGAGCGTCAGTAATAAAAAAATGTTCATGGCGTACATCTGTGAGAACAACACGATTGAACTCTTAATCAGAATGGGGCTCTATCTGAAGCAAAGTATCTAG
- a CDS encoding EamA family transporter — translation MGLKDYTLCVFIMAIWGLNFSVVKLGLDALDPMLLTALRFTLAAIPAVFFVKKPDVHWGYLAAYGLTFSVGVWGLSTWAIGAGLSPGMAALLIQTNVVFGLGLGWLLLKESVSPLRSLGALIALCGLALSLTVSDGSVTLTGVGLILVAALCWSISGVLLKQSNTQHVFSFSVWSMLFAPIPLCLLSYLQVGTQGFTALVDNITLPGVFSIVYQAYATTLFGYWIWNKLVVSYHLSHVAPFTLLVPLFALLGSSALFHEAISSQKVVSCALIALGLLIGSVPAAKFTVLVQRLR, via the coding sequence ATGGGCTTGAAAGACTACACCCTGTGCGTGTTCATCATGGCGATCTGGGGACTGAATTTTTCCGTCGTCAAACTGGGGTTGGATGCACTGGATCCGATGCTGCTGACCGCTTTGAGATTTACCCTGGCGGCCATTCCAGCGGTCTTTTTTGTTAAGAAACCCGACGTACACTGGGGATACCTGGCAGCCTATGGCCTGACGTTTTCAGTCGGGGTTTGGGGACTGTCCACCTGGGCGATCGGGGCGGGTTTATCCCCCGGCATGGCAGCGTTGCTTATTCAGACGAACGTGGTGTTCGGTTTGGGACTGGGCTGGCTGTTACTCAAAGAGTCGGTGAGCCCGCTTCGATCGCTCGGGGCATTGATCGCATTGTGTGGTTTGGCCTTGAGCCTGACGGTGTCCGACGGTTCTGTCACGCTGACCGGAGTGGGGTTGATTTTGGTGGCGGCACTATGTTGGTCGATATCAGGAGTACTGTTAAAGCAATCCAACACCCAACACGTGTTCTCGTTCAGTGTGTGGTCGATGCTCTTTGCGCCGATCCCGCTGTGTCTCCTGTCCTATCTTCAGGTTGGGACCCAGGGCTTTACGGCTTTGGTGGACAATATAACCCTACCCGGTGTGTTTTCCATTGTGTACCAGGCATATGCCACCACGTTGTTTGGATACTGGATCTGGAACAAGTTGGTGGTGTCTTACCACTTGTCGCATGTGGCCCCGTTTACGTTGCTCGTGCCCCTTTTTGCCCTGTTGGGTTCAAGCGCTCTGTTTCATGAGGCCATTTCTTCACAAAAAGTGGTAAGCTGCGCCCTGATCGCTTTAGGTTTGTTGATTGGCAGCGTGCCTGCCGCCAAGTTCACCGTGCTAGTACAGCGTCTTAGATAG
- the hemB gene encoding porphobilinogen synthase: MEFQSNHTTQPGITKRLRRLRTTPMIRALVREHEVQLSDLIYPIFVEETITSPVPITGLPGLTRIPETQLADEIHALDALGIRYVMPFGISHHKDDIGSDTWCRDGLLSRMISTIKSACPHMMVIPDICFCEYTTHGHCGVMTDQDVDNDQTVAHLVKQCVNAAQAGADMLAPSSMMDGQVRAIRQGLDEAGFEHVAILAHSAKFASAFYGPFRQAVECELKGDRRTYQLDYANARQALSEALLDEQEGADILMVKPGTPYLDILAQLRRQTQLPLAAYQVSGEYAAIKCAAQMGILNEQEAVLETLIGFKRAGADLIVTYFAKQFAIWQQAAPNTMLTKG; this comes from the coding sequence ATGGAATTCCAATCCAACCACACCACCCAACCGGGGATCACCAAACGCCTGCGCCGTTTGCGGACTACCCCCATGATCAGAGCGCTCGTTCGGGAACATGAGGTTCAATTAAGCGATTTGATTTATCCGATATTTGTCGAAGAAACCATCACCAGTCCGGTGCCGATCACCGGTCTGCCGGGATTGACCCGGATCCCTGAAACTCAACTCGCCGATGAAATCCATGCGCTGGACGCGCTTGGGATCCGCTATGTCATGCCCTTTGGTATCAGTCATCACAAAGACGACATCGGGAGTGACACCTGGTGTCGAGACGGTCTGCTGAGTCGTATGATCAGCACGATTAAATCAGCCTGTCCGCACATGATGGTGATCCCCGATATCTGCTTTTGCGAGTACACCACGCACGGTCATTGCGGTGTCATGACCGATCAGGACGTTGACAATGATCAGACGGTGGCTCACTTGGTGAAGCAGTGTGTCAATGCCGCGCAAGCCGGGGCGGACATGCTCGCCCCCTCTTCCATGATGGACGGCCAGGTAAGGGCGATCCGCCAGGGCTTGGATGAAGCGGGATTTGAGCATGTCGCGATACTGGCACACAGCGCGAAATTTGCGTCGGCGTTTTACGGGCCATTTCGACAGGCGGTTGAGTGCGAACTTAAGGGCGACAGACGCACGTATCAGCTCGACTACGCCAATGCCAGACAAGCGCTCAGTGAAGCCTTGCTGGATGAACAAGAGGGCGCGGACATTTTGATGGTCAAACCCGGTACCCCTTACCTGGATATTTTGGCCCAATTGCGCCGTCAAACTCAGCTTCCACTGGCGGCCTATCAAGTCAGCGGGGAGTATGCGGCCATCAAATGCGCAGCGCAAATGGGCATCTTAAACGAACAGGAAGCAGTGTTGGAAACTCTGATCGGCTTTAAACGAGCGGGCGCGGATCTCATCGTCACCTACTTTGCGAAACAGTTCGCGATCTGGCAACAAGCGGCGCCAAACACAATGTTAACGAAGGGGTAA
- the pcaF gene encoding 3-oxoadipyl-CoA thiolase, producing MSHAYLCDFVRTPIGRYAGALSSIRADDLAAITLKALTERHPTVDWRRVDDVILGCANQAGEDNRNVARMSLLLAGLDTQVPGSTVNRLCASGMEAVSNAARAIKTGEAHLIIAGGVESMSRAPYVLGKTDLPFARNAEFYDTTMGWRFVNARLDEMYGTCSMPETAENLAVKFDISRDEQDAFARWSQTKFAAAQERGFFRHEIVPVEVARKRQSPLIIETDEHPRLSSLETLAKLKPVVHPQGSVTAGNASGINDGSAALLVASERSLTNHQLVPKARIVATACAGVEPSIMGFGPAPAIKKVLELTQLSLDQMDVIEINEAFASQVLSVVNHLGIDGDDPRLNPNGGAIALGHPLGMSGARVIGTAMNQLTQQRGRYALCSLCIGVGQGMAMIIERV from the coding sequence ATGTCTCACGCGTACCTGTGTGATTTCGTCAGAACCCCGATTGGCCGCTACGCCGGCGCATTGTCGTCGATCCGCGCGGACGATCTGGCCGCCATCACGTTAAAAGCACTCACAGAACGTCACCCAACGGTCGACTGGCGTCGCGTCGACGATGTGATTTTGGGGTGTGCGAACCAAGCGGGTGAAGACAACCGCAACGTCGCCCGAATGAGTTTGCTGCTGGCCGGATTGGACACCCAAGTGCCGGGGTCTACTGTCAACCGACTGTGTGCGTCTGGGATGGAAGCAGTATCTAACGCCGCGCGGGCCATCAAAACGGGCGAAGCGCACCTGATCATTGCCGGCGGGGTGGAGTCGATGTCACGCGCACCGTACGTGCTTGGAAAAACCGACTTGCCGTTTGCCCGCAACGCCGAATTCTATGACACTACCATGGGCTGGCGTTTTGTGAATGCCAGGTTGGATGAGATGTACGGCACCTGCTCGATGCCAGAGACCGCAGAAAACCTGGCGGTCAAATTCGACATTAGCCGAGATGAGCAGGACGCGTTTGCCCGGTGGAGTCAGACCAAATTCGCCGCGGCGCAAGAACGGGGGTTCTTCCGTCATGAAATTGTTCCGGTCGAAGTCGCGCGCAAACGTCAGAGCCCGTTGATTATTGAGACCGATGAGCACCCCAGACTCTCCAGTCTCGAGACCTTGGCCAAACTCAAACCCGTGGTGCACCCACAGGGCTCCGTAACAGCGGGAAATGCATCGGGCATTAACGATGGTTCGGCGGCACTCTTGGTCGCGTCGGAGCGGTCACTGACCAATCACCAACTGGTGCCCAAAGCGCGCATTGTGGCCACGGCGTGTGCCGGTGTTGAGCCCAGCATTATGGGATTTGGCCCGGCGCCGGCGATCAAAAAGGTCCTGGAACTCACTCAGTTGTCGCTGGATCAGATGGACGTGATTGAAATCAATGAAGCCTTCGCCTCGCAGGTCCTCTCGGTGGTCAACCACCTGGGGATTGACGGCGACGATCCGCGCCTCAATCCCAATGGCGGTGCGATTGCGCTGGGCCACCCACTGGGCATGAGTGGCGCGAGGGTAATTGGTACGGCAATGAATCAACTCACCCAGCAACGGGGACGCTATGCACTGTGCAGTTTGTGTATCGGAGTCGGCCAAGGCATGGCAATGATCATCGAGCGCGTGTAA
- a CDS encoding alpha/beta hydrolase, which yields MLTLNPYTVVMKGAELSAGNPVVILLHGRRQTADDMTKLINKLNLAETTYYLPSAPGATWYPRGFTRALDDNQPQLNQGLEVIDHVLQNLLSQGVSRERIWIMGFSQGACMAAEFIRQSQQPMGGAILFTGGLFGPQCPTASAQKPVFDGMTMLLSGSHTDTWVSAERVTQTADYFEQLGASVHLEIFAEREHRIARSEIDLARGLITASFAASHKEVAHVSRVPV from the coding sequence GTGTTAACCCTCAACCCGTACACCGTGGTTATGAAAGGCGCTGAACTGAGCGCCGGCAACCCTGTGGTGATCCTTTTGCATGGACGCCGCCAAACTGCAGACGATATGACGAAACTGATCAACAAATTGAATTTGGCTGAGACGACCTATTATCTGCCGAGTGCACCCGGCGCCACCTGGTACCCCCGAGGGTTCACCCGCGCTCTTGACGACAACCAGCCACAGTTAAACCAGGGGCTCGAGGTGATCGATCACGTCCTGCAAAACTTGCTCTCACAAGGCGTGAGCCGCGAGCGCATCTGGATCATGGGCTTTTCGCAGGGCGCGTGCATGGCGGCAGAGTTCATCAGGCAATCTCAACAGCCGATGGGGGGCGCCATTTTATTCACTGGTGGACTGTTTGGTCCTCAGTGCCCGACTGCATCGGCTCAAAAGCCCGTGTTTGATGGCATGACGATGTTGCTCTCGGGCAGTCATACCGATACTTGGGTCTCCGCGGAGCGCGTCACTCAGACGGCCGACTATTTTGAGCAGTTAGGGGCGAGTGTCCACCTTGAGATCTTTGCCGAACGAGAGCACCGCATTGCCCGATCGGAAATCGATCTGGCCAGAGGATTGATCACCGCCAGCTTCGCGGCGTCTCACAAGGAGGTGGCCCATGTCTCACGCGTACCTGTGTGA
- a CDS encoding 3-keto-5-aminohexanoate cleavage protein codes for MDNLIITAAVNGGITPRSKNPAVPHTPKEIADAVVQCSQAGASVAHIHARDEMGKPSYDKDVWREIIERIRERSDIILNLSTSGLNLPHGMPEEEAWNHLQYGPEIASFNCGSVNHGDKPFINSPALARKLALAMKEHQVTPEIEIYHSGVIHEAITLQQQGYLDKKLVFAFAMGIHGGVRPTCKDLLHLVDSLPDNSIWSAIGIGQAQLPLNTYSILLGGHVRTGLEDNIYYRKGELATSNAQLVDRIVRLSHELGRDVATIDEARTLLGLNPQPAKPDTIAAIAV; via the coding sequence ATGGACAATTTAATCATCACTGCCGCCGTTAATGGCGGGATCACCCCAAGAAGTAAAAACCCCGCCGTCCCACACACGCCAAAAGAAATTGCCGATGCCGTCGTTCAGTGCAGTCAGGCGGGTGCCAGTGTCGCGCATATCCACGCCCGTGATGAAATGGGTAAGCCAAGCTACGACAAAGACGTTTGGCGCGAGATCATTGAGCGTATCCGTGAACGTTCCGACATTATCCTCAACCTGAGTACCTCGGGCCTCAACCTGCCACACGGCATGCCAGAAGAGGAAGCCTGGAATCATCTTCAGTACGGCCCAGAGATCGCTTCCTTTAACTGTGGGTCGGTGAATCATGGCGACAAACCCTTCATCAACAGCCCCGCCCTGGCAAGAAAACTCGCACTGGCGATGAAGGAGCATCAGGTGACCCCTGAGATAGAAATTTACCATTCCGGGGTCATCCACGAGGCCATCACCCTTCAGCAACAAGGTTACTTGGACAAGAAGTTGGTGTTTGCGTTTGCGATGGGCATTCATGGTGGGGTCCGGCCGACCTGCAAAGACTTGCTGCATCTGGTGGACAGCCTGCCTGACAACAGCATCTGGTCGGCCATCGGGATTGGGCAGGCGCAGTTGCCGCTGAACACCTACTCGATTTTACTGGGTGGTCATGTGCGCACGGGGCTCGAAGACAACATTTATTACCGAAAAGGTGAGCTCGCCACCAGCAATGCCCAGTTGGTGGATCGCATCGTCAGACTGTCTCACGAATTGGGCCGGGACGTGGCCACTATCGATGAGGCCAGAACGCTCTTAGGCCTAAACCCACAACCTGCCAAGCCCGACACCATCGCTGCGATAGCTGTGTAA
- a CDS encoding acetyl-CoA carboxylase biotin carboxylase subunit family protein, whose amino-acid sequence MTTAILFLSTRQLTQVDFSLPLLGEHDLILVASKQELDRLPDNISSHFTLQFPVSISADDGVIIEYVYNEIVEIVASIRQSYSTVDFVCFDEGNVELADSLRQNSQSNQNLERFRDKVEMKKWLKKRNIPTPFFIETISENQRFDEISSKVGTPFVVKSKRSAGSNNIYIIRSKDDFLEVQNTAAGSLSNYEAEEYINGDLYHCDIALWMGESIFAECTEYLCPTIDFQSGSPLGGRVMDTNSPLREQLIEFAKVSLKALESSDGVYHMEIFVRNNDAKDLVFLEVGARPPGMLVTTMYEKATGVNLLNLDIMIQTRSVPNDFSFSRKKHAFYLVYPKRNGRVQALNTPSNHCDIEMNFVIHSVIGEQHQGCFSNLDFCAFITCSAVDKAEIDSAYQYMSEFKPVQYAS is encoded by the coding sequence ATGACAACAGCAATCCTATTTCTTTCAACAAGACAGCTAACGCAAGTCGATTTTTCATTACCGCTTCTTGGCGAACACGACCTGATACTTGTCGCGTCAAAACAGGAGTTAGACCGTTTACCTGATAACATCTCATCGCATTTTACACTTCAGTTCCCTGTATCAATCTCTGCTGATGATGGTGTGATTATCGAGTACGTCTATAACGAAATCGTTGAGATCGTCGCTTCTATCAGACAGTCTTATTCAACGGTTGATTTTGTTTGCTTTGATGAAGGCAATGTCGAACTTGCCGATTCTCTGCGCCAGAACTCACAGAGCAACCAAAATCTAGAGCGTTTCCGGGATAAAGTCGAAATGAAGAAATGGCTAAAGAAAAGGAATATCCCAACACCTTTCTTCATAGAAACTATTTCTGAAAATCAGAGATTTGATGAGATCAGTTCCAAAGTCGGAACACCGTTTGTAGTAAAATCAAAACGATCTGCAGGCTCAAACAACATATATATTATTCGCAGTAAAGATGACTTCTTAGAAGTGCAGAACACAGCCGCTGGATCTCTAAGTAACTATGAGGCGGAAGAGTACATAAACGGTGACTTGTATCACTGTGATATCGCTTTGTGGATGGGAGAAAGCATCTTTGCTGAATGTACCGAGTACCTCTGCCCGACTATTGATTTTCAGTCCGGCTCACCACTAGGTGGAAGAGTCATGGATACCAACAGTCCGTTAAGAGAGCAGTTGATCGAGTTCGCTAAAGTTTCACTCAAAGCACTGGAATCAAGTGACGGGGTTTATCACATGGAGATTTTTGTTCGGAATAATGATGCGAAAGATCTCGTCTTTCTTGAAGTCGGAGCCCGGCCGCCAGGTATGCTGGTAACAACCATGTATGAAAAAGCGACAGGCGTCAATTTGCTTAACCTTGATATTATGATTCAAACACGTTCAGTACCAAATGACTTCTCATTCTCCAGAAAAAAACATGCCTTTTATTTAGTTTACCCGAAGAGAAATGGTCGAGTTCAAGCTCTGAATACACCTTCTAATCATTGTGATATTGAGATGAATTTTGTTATTCATTCGGTTATAGGAGAACAGCATCAAGGGTGTTTTTCAAACTTGGATTTCTGTGCCTTCATCACTTGCTCTGCCGTTGATAAAGCAGAAATTGATAGTGCCTATCAATATATGAGCGAATTTAAACCTGTCCAGTATGCTTCTTAA
- a CDS encoding DMT family transporter has translation MLKYKEIIAFCMFFALSFVFMSRVVKSVDPIVSTFITYGLAAIFFFSVNVKSRKLILDILINNKKIIFKINLSTLINTLLAFYVVLYISPIAYIMVFFSGLSFFNALHHHRAISNLEKVMNIVALALAISISFLISNAEVYDTLVGLCLTLISTLFGAFYMRESAHLHQETGISASQILAIRFFMVITLCGVYSIFSIGQYGISIHDLALLSVIAITGCIVPMFLMQKSIKKLGAKVTAQFTPLTPILCLIFMTLVENERFSVLEVSLTLLMALAMLYQTTLKNP, from the coding sequence ATGCTTAAATATAAAGAAATCATCGCATTTTGTATGTTCTTTGCTCTGTCATTTGTATTTATGTCAAGAGTCGTGAAAAGTGTAGACCCCATAGTATCTACATTTATCACCTATGGATTGGCAGCTATTTTCTTTTTCTCTGTCAATGTAAAGAGCCGGAAACTTATCCTTGACATCCTGATCAATAATAAGAAGATTATTTTCAAAATTAATTTATCCACTCTTATTAACACATTATTAGCGTTTTACGTCGTACTATATATTAGCCCCATTGCTTACATCATGGTTTTTTTCTCAGGACTGTCATTTTTCAATGCGCTTCATCACCACCGTGCGATCAGCAACCTTGAAAAAGTGATGAACATCGTGGCACTCGCACTTGCTATCTCAATATCATTCTTAATTTCTAACGCGGAAGTGTATGACACTCTGGTTGGTCTGTGTCTGACACTGATCTCAACGCTTTTTGGCGCATTCTACATGCGAGAGAGCGCTCACCTTCATCAGGAAACGGGTATCTCGGCCTCGCAAATCCTCGCTATTCGCTTTTTCATGGTCATCACTTTGTGTGGTGTCTATAGCATTTTTTCTATTGGTCAATATGGCATCAGCATTCATGATCTCGCGTTATTGTCTGTGATTGCGATTACTGGATGTATTGTCCCGATGTTTTTGATGCAGAAATCGATCAAGAAATTAGGAGCCAAAGTCACAGCCCAATTTACGCCACTGACACCAATCCTTTGCCTGATATTTATGACACTAGTGGAGAACGAACGCTTTTCTGTGTTGGAAGTCAGCCTGACTTTGCTCATGGCGTTGGCGATGCTCTACCAAACCACGCTTAAAAATCCATAA
- a CDS encoding FAD/NAD(P)-binding protein: MTNIKNIAIIGAGPSGISAYLQLVKELHNDLTSITIFDPIGIAESFSFNTDLASSLNNTSVGVSSLYSDDKLDYFKWLQDKKSDLNVSSSDFISRYYFKEYCQDRFWQSKDYADAFGCSTFVENSEVHKLAFKNGRMIVTSQNDIDFFFNAVILATGVTTTTPGGLDNSCTNLITNPYPESLFLQRVNNDSKVLILGSKLSAIDVSVAIHNKYPNAQMTMVSRSGELPSVRSSLLIKSTVPQDYNSLSRLSASSCADKINAEYKLEQDIACCKSSLNHWEDIVGQFIEEFNEQIPTMTPDRQLRLMSKYQYFIKHYVSSFPLANAEIVLQAIKSGNLTILKKDISDYIVVKDKHIFGKERDRLKNFDVVINASGISHKPIDDTLIHSLSQLSVTKNKAGGLKVSSSSMRVLSENDSVPLYVIGGPAAGEVPITNYVRSSVTQAKKIVSDIVRLTRCSKKGLLSYYA; the protein is encoded by the coding sequence ATGACAAATATCAAAAATATTGCGATTATTGGCGCAGGACCAAGTGGGATTTCAGCTTATTTGCAACTCGTCAAAGAACTACACAACGATTTAACATCCATTACCATTTTTGATCCGATTGGTATCGCTGAAAGTTTCAGTTTCAATACTGATTTGGCATCGTCACTTAACAATACCAGTGTTGGTGTCAGTTCTTTATACTCTGATGATAAGCTTGATTATTTCAAATGGCTACAAGACAAAAAATCAGATTTAAATGTATCTTCGTCAGACTTCATCAGCCGATATTATTTCAAAGAGTATTGTCAGGATCGTTTCTGGCAATCAAAAGACTATGCTGATGCCTTTGGATGCTCAACGTTTGTTGAAAATTCAGAGGTTCATAAACTTGCTTTCAAGAATGGCAGGATGATTGTCACCAGTCAGAACGACATCGATTTTTTCTTTAATGCAGTTATCTTAGCAACCGGCGTGACGACAACGACACCTGGCGGATTAGATAACAGCTGTACCAACCTGATTACAAACCCTTACCCTGAAAGTCTGTTTCTTCAGCGCGTTAACAATGACAGTAAAGTTCTGATACTCGGATCCAAGCTGTCAGCCATCGATGTCTCTGTAGCAATACACAACAAGTACCCTAATGCTCAGATGACCATGGTTTCAAGGTCCGGAGAGCTTCCATCAGTGCGAAGTTCCCTGCTCATTAAGAGTACTGTCCCACAAGACTACAACAGCTTAAGCAGACTGAGCGCTTCTTCCTGTGCCGATAAGATCAATGCAGAATACAAACTGGAGCAAGATATTGCCTGCTGTAAATCCAGTCTTAACCACTGGGAGGACATAGTAGGTCAGTTTATTGAGGAGTTTAATGAACAAATTCCTACAATGACACCCGACCGACAACTACGGCTAATGTCGAAGTACCAATACTTTATTAAACACTATGTCTCATCGTTTCCACTAGCAAATGCAGAAATCGTATTACAAGCGATAAAGTCTGGCAACCTCACCATCCTCAAAAAGGACATATCTGATTACATTGTGGTAAAAGATAAACATATTTTCGGAAAAGAAAGGGACAGATTAAAAAATTTTGATGTCGTCATTAATGCTTCTGGGATCTCTCACAAGCCAATAGACGACACTCTCATTCACAGTTTATCTCAGCTTTCCGTTACCAAAAATAAAGCGGGAGGATTAAAAGTGAGTTCCAGCTCGATGAGAGTACTCTCTGAGAATGACAGTGTTCCTTTGTATGTAATTGGGGGACCAGCCGCAGGGGAAGTGCCGATCACTAACTATGTACGCTCTTCTGTCACTCAAGCTAAAAAAATCGTCTCAGACATAGTCCGCTTAACTCGGTGCTCAAAGAAAGGATTGCTTAGTTATTATGCTTAA
- a CDS encoding LysE family translocator, whose protein sequence is MDFTTALFSILTIHLMASISPGPDFVVVSQKTLHQGRKAGIFCGIGVCVGLLVHIGYSVAGLTTALGHSEHIAQGIGIFGGSYLVFLGYQSIKSSFSEQAEVVVNEGSKTETQSAFWSGLIVNILNPKAAIYFISLFSIIISPTMGAEKLLLVIVSIIAVQMAWYLTFIYFVTIPSVRAKFNSNIYLIDRTLGALMAFMGLYMIATYTFR, encoded by the coding sequence ATGGATTTCACGACCGCATTGTTTTCTATTTTGACCATTCATTTAATGGCTTCAATTTCACCAGGCCCGGATTTTGTTGTGGTTTCTCAGAAAACCCTGCACCAAGGGCGAAAAGCCGGTATTTTTTGCGGTATTGGTGTTTGTGTCGGGCTATTGGTCCACATCGGCTACTCCGTGGCCGGTTTAACCACTGCGTTGGGACATTCTGAGCATATTGCTCAGGGAATCGGGATTTTTGGCGGAAGCTACCTTGTGTTCCTCGGCTATCAATCCATCAAAAGTTCTTTCTCAGAGCAAGCAGAAGTCGTCGTTAATGAAGGAAGCAAAACCGAGACTCAGTCGGCTTTTTGGAGCGGCTTGATCGTGAACATTCTCAATCCGAAGGCAGCGATTTATTTCATCTCTTTATTTTCAATCATTATTTCACCCACCATGGGCGCAGAGAAACTATTGCTGGTCATTGTCTCGATTATTGCAGTGCAAATGGCATGGTACCTGACATTCATTTATTTTGTGACCATCCCAAGTGTCAGGGCAAAATTCAACAGTAATATCTATCTGATTGACCGCACGCTAGGGGCACTCATGGCATTCATGGGGCTTTATATGATTGCCACCTATACCTTTAGGTAA